The segment GCTAGTGCGATTCTTCCTTTCCTTTCTGGATTTCAGACGGCTCGGTCACGGACGCCATCAAGTTAAAGGCAAGACTGTCAGTGTCCGGCGGTGGAGCTTCATCTGTCCCCATTGCTGGTGCTCTGGGTTTGCCTACTGCCGCGATGACCGGTGGTGGCGCTGTTACAAGAGGACTACCCGGCCAGAATCCGGGATTTTATACCTTTCAGCAGCCACAGCCATTTAGGGCTCCTACGCTGACGTATTCACATCCCAGCATGCATTACAACTTCGGGAACATGGCCGCATTAGCTCTTATTGGTAATTCTATGTCGCGTGATTTTTAGGTCTTTTTTTCCTTTATGGGGTATATCTTTTCATTACAATTTCTATGTAACTGAAAGTGCATAACATGtaacattcttttttaaaatgcagtttagcacaagatgtgtttgtgaaacaatgTGCTCCCAGAGGTAACTCTCCAAGGTCAAACAGATTGACCAATAACAAAACACCACCTTGATCTTCGGACATAAAAACCTAGGtgttgtatgaaaggtgaagataacgaacagtgataaatctcgtaactcctaaaagcaatacaaaacagagttgggtaaacacgaacccctggatatcatgtgtctaggaggagcaagTATCCCCTAGTATATCTCACAATTTACATTCCACTAACAAGTCTGTTTATCTGTATAACTGTTCTGTATT is part of the Ostrea edulis chromosome 2, xbOstEdul1.1, whole genome shotgun sequence genome and harbors:
- the LOC125681321 gene encoding uncharacterized protein LOC125681321, with the translated sequence MWKFLFLTLNISSVTCLMMGGSDFYSLSPFERSAFEGVPGIPAEQLYKMADGSVTDAIKLKARLSVSGGGASSVPIAGALGLPTAAMTGGGAVTRGLPGQNPGFYTFQQPQPFRAPTLTYSHPSMHYNFGNMAALALID